GAACGCATTTATTCAAGGGCTTCCCAAAGTAGAGTTGCATTTACATATTGAAGGTTCACTCGAACCTGAATTGCTCTTTCAACTCGCACAACGTAATGGTATCAACCTACCTTATTCGTCACCAGAACAACTAAGACGCGCGTATGAATTTGATGATTTGCAGTCTTTTCTGGATATTTACTATCAAGGTGCTGACGCATTGCGCACCGAACAAGATTTCTATGATTTAACATGGGCTTATTTAGAGAGATGCAAGGCCGATAATGTCATTCACACTGAAATTTTCTTTGATCCTCAAACGCATACTGAGCGTGGCATTGCATTTGATACTGTGATTAACGGTATCCATCGTGCGCTTGAGTGTGCGCAAAGAGAGCTAGGGATCTCCTCTCAAATTATTGCTTGTTTCTTGCGTCATTTGCCTGAAGAGAGCGCCATTCAAACATTCTCCGATGTTCTAAGGCATCAAGATAAGATCATTGGTGTTGGATTAGACTCCTCTGAATTAGGGCATCCACCAGAGAAATTTAAACGTGTCTTTCAGCAAGCGAAACAAGCCGGCTTTCTAACCGTTGCTCATGCAGGAGAAGAAGGGCCAGCTCAAAATATCGTGGATGCGATTGAAATGCTCAGCGTGAGTCGAGTGGATCATGGTGTGCAGTGCATGACAGATGAAGCTTTAATCGAACAACTGATTAAAACTCAAATGCCACTGACGGTGTGTCCATTGTCTAATATTAAATTGCGCGTATTCGATGTGATGGAAGACCATAACATTGTCGAACTGTTGAGAAAGGGTGTGGCCGTAACAATCAACTCGGATGACCCCGCTTATTTTGGCGGTTACATGTCGGATAACTTTAATGCGGTGAGTCAAGCTCATGAGATGACGCACCAAGAGTTAGCGCAATTCAGTTTGAATGCGATTGAAGCGAGTTTTATCGAGGAGTCATTAAAGCGGCGATATCGTGATGCGGTGTTGACCTATATCGCGTAGCTGGGTGCGGTACAGTATCGGGAGTCTGTTGTTTTACTTCACAAATGGCCAGTGATTGCTGGTCGTTTGGATATTTTCAGGTGCGACGGGAAGGGTTATTTTTACATAGTGATTGAATGTCTGTTGGGTTTCAGCATCAGACATGCCGACCCAAAATAGAGCCTTTCTGCTACGGTATCTCTCTGTGATTTGAGATCAAAAAATCCGTGACAACATTGGTGTTATCACGGTTTTATCATGCGATTTCACAGCGTTAGCGAGTGATTATTTAGCTTGTGCTGCTGCCGCTTCTAGTTGCTTAAGTTTGCCTTGAAGCATGTAGGAATTCTGGTTGAAGTTACCAGGGTTCAACACTTGGCTTTGTTGCATTGGGTAGTCAGGTAGTGTGTCCATGAACTCTTGTACTTTGCTGCCTACTGGTACAAATAGCCACATGTTGTCTGCCATCCAGCGTAGGTACATGCCCGATTCGTGCGGTGCTTTTTCGAATGGGTCAGCACGTAGGTGAACAACTTGAGGCCAGTTTGGTTGGAAACGTACAGCATCTGTGATGTTACCGTCCATTACAGCGAATGAGATCTTGAAGTCATTCCAACGAACTGCGTTTAGCTCAGCGTTTGCAGAGAAGTAAAGCATGCTATCACGAGGGCCTTTTTCTTCTTTACCTTGGAAGTAAGGCAGGAAGTTGTAACCATCTAGGTGTACACGCCAGTTTTTACCGTTGTAAGTTGCCCCTTTGTCAGACGCTAACTTCTCAACCACTTTATCATCACCAGCGGCTGCTAGTAGAGTCGGGATCCAGTCTTGGTGACCCATGATGTCGTTGATCTTCGTTCCCGGTTTGATAGTCCCCGGCCAGCGAACGAGCTGAGGAACACGCATACCACCTTCGTAAGTTGTCCCTTTCTCACCGTGGAAGTAAGTAGCACCACCATCAGGCCAAGATACGGTTTCTGCACCGTTATCGGTCGAGTAGATCACGATAGTGTTATCTGCGATCTTAAGCTCGTCAAGCTTGTCTAGAAGGATACCCACTTGGTCATCGTGCTCTAGCATGCCATCGGCGTAGATGCTGATACCAGATTTACCTTGGTATTTTTCCTGTAGACGAGTCCACACGTGCATGCGAGTGGTGTTGTGCCAGATAAAGAAGGGTTTGTCCGCTTTCACGGCTTTTTCCATGAATGCTAGAGACTCTTCTAGGAACTCTTCATCTGCGTGCTCCATACGCTTACGCGTCATAGGACCTGTATCTTCAATTTTACCGTCAGAAGTCGACTTGATTACACCACGAGGGCCGAAGTTCTTACGGAACTCAGGATCTTTAGGGTAGTAGTATGTCTCTGGCTCTTCTTCCGCGTTCAGGTGGTAAAGGTTACCGAAGAACTGGTCAAAACCGTGGTTTGTTGGAAGGTGTTTGTCTTGATCACCCATGTGGTTCTTACCGAACTGAGCCGTCATGTAGCCTTGTTCTTTAAGAAGATCCGCGATTGTTGGAGCCCAATCTGGGATACCGTGGTCAGAGCCCGGCATACCGATAGTCAGTAGACCTGTACGGAAAGGTTCTTGACCGGTTAGGAATGCAGCACGACCCGCTGTACACGATTGTTGACCATAGTGGTCAGTAAACAGTGCGCCTTCGTTAGCTATACGGTCGATGTTTGGTGTTTCGTAACCCATCATGCCGTTGTTGTATGCACTGATGTTGAATACACCAATGTCATCACCCCAGATAGCAAGAATGTTCGGTTTTTCTGCTGCTGTTACCGCTGAAGAAGCGGCCAATAAGCCAGCACTCAATGCCAGTTTATTCATTGTAGTACCCATAAGGACTCCGATTCACTTTAAAGATTAATGCGTTAGAGCAACACATCGTTGGGCAAACATTAATCTTTATAATCAGTTATGTCTTTTTATAGTGGTTATAACTAATTGTTATATTTGCTATCTAAGGGTTTGATTTGAATGGGTTTATGTTGAGTTGTGATTTACTGTTTAGCGTTGTGTTTATGCTGGCGATGTTTGCATACAATGACTTCAGCGTGTCGTTGGGTATTTAGTTGCCAATAAAAATGACCAAAAAGTTAATAGCTTAGCGAATCTCGCGATAGTTTAAAAAGTGAACTATACGTTGTAAGGCAGGATGCAAATAACTTACAAAGAGGTTTTTATGACAGCGAAATATGGCGTTAAACGTCGATTAGCGATTTTGGGTACTGCGATGATGGCGGCTTCGACCACCACATTTGCAGCTGAAAAACCGAACATTCTCGTCATTTGGGGGGATGATATTGGTCAATCTAATGTCAGCGCATACACCTTTGGCTTAATGGGGTATAAAACCCCGAACATTGATAGCATTGCCAAAGAAGGCATGATGTTTACCGATTACTACGCTGAGCAATCTTGTACCGCGGGGCGATCTACCTTCATTACGGGACAAAGTGTGTTACGAACGGGTTTGAGTAAAGTAGGTTTGCCGGGTGCAGACATTGGCTTACAAGCAGAAGACGCGACAATCGCAGAAATGCTGAAACCTATGGGTTACATGACCGGTCAATTTGGTAAAAACCACCTTGGCGATAAAGATGAATTTCTTCCTACAGCACACGGGTTTGACGAATTTTTTGGCAACCTTTACCACCTGAATGCTGAAGAAGAACCAGAAAATGAAGATTACCCAACTGACCCAGAGTTTCGTAAGAAATTTGGCCCTCGTGGCGTTATCAAGTCATTTGCTGATGGCAAGATTGAAGATACCGGCCCACTAACGCGTAAGCGTATGGAAACCGTCGATGAAGAAACACTAGATGCGGCACTTGATTTCATGGATCGCGCAGTAAAAGCGGACAAACCATTCTTCGTTTGGTGGAACGCGACACGTATGCACTTTAGAACGCATGTTCAGCCAGACAGTAAAGGCGTAACGGGAATCAGTAATTATGCCGATGGCATGGTTGAGCACGATCGACACGTAGGCCAACTATTGAAGCAAGTGGATGAGTTGGGAATCAAAGACAACACCATCGTTTTCTACTCAACGGATAACGGCCCTCACATGAACTCTTGGCCTGATGCGGGTACAACCCCGTTCCGTGGTGAGAAAAACACCAACTGGGAAGGCGCATACCGTGTACCAGCCATGGTTCGTTGGCCTGGTAAGATTGAACCTGGAAGCGTATCTAACGAGATCATGCACCATATGGACTGGATGCCAACCTTCGTTGCCGCTGCTGGTGATGACCAAATCAAAGAGAAACTACTCAAAGGTTATACTGCGGGTGATAAAACGTTTAAGGTTCACTTAGATGGTTATAACTTCCTTCCTTACTTAACGGGTGAAGAAGAAAAAGGTCGTCGTTCTGAGATCTTCTACTTTACCGATGATGGTGACTTAGCGGCGCTGCGTTACAACCAATGGAAAGCGGTGTTTATGGAGCAACGTGCAACGGGTACCATGCAAATCTGGGCTGAACCGTTCGTGACGTTACGTCTTCCTAAGCTGTTTAACCTACGTATGGACCCATACGAAAACGCAGACATTACATCGAACACATACTACGACTGGTTGTTAGACCATGCTTATATGTTCGTTCCAGCACAAGCGTATGTTGGCAAGTTCTTAGAAACCTTTGCTGAATATCCGCCGCGCCAAAAAGCCGCGAGCTTTAGCTTGGATCAGGTAATGGAGAAACTTCAGGAATCTCATAACAAGTAAATGATTGTTTGAGTAAAGCTGAATAGATAAAAAGAGCTCTTCGGAGCTCTTTTTATACTCATACCGATGAGAACATTCCCGGTCGTGAATATGAGTCACAACTATCGGGCTCACTGCCACTAAATAATTGTAAATTCGTTGTTTTTACGTCTACCTTTTTATACATAAGGATGTATAAAAACAAGGAATGTTATGTCTGCATGGTTGGGCTCGCTAGTGAACGGATTGAAACACCAGCGAGTTGCAGTATTATCCGCAATCTTGTCTCCACTGATGTTGTTGATACTCTGTGTCAATGCGTATGCCAATGAACAAGTGTCGTCAGTTGGCCGATACGCGCCGCATGCAATATCTCAAGCAAAATATGTCGGTTCCGAAGCTTGTGTTGATTGCCACAGTGAACAAGTCGAAGCGTGGCAGGGCTCTCATCATGATATGGCGATGAAGCACGCTACAGATGAATCGGTATTAGGCGATTTTAACGATCAAACAGTCACACATGACGGTAAACCCAACCGATTTTTTCGCAAGGGCGAAGAGTTCTGGGTCAATATCGAAGGGCCAGACGGCCAATTCAAAGATTACAAAATCAGCTATACCTTTGCCTTTGAACCGCTTCAACAGTACATGGTTGAGTTTGAAGACGGCCGTGTGCAGTTAATTCCCTTCGCTTGGGATTCTCGGACTGAGGGCGAAGGCGGACAACGCTGGTATCACCTCTATCCTGATACCACCAACACTGATGAATTTTACTGGACCAACAGCGGTCAAAACTGGAACTTCATGTGTGCCGATTGTCATTCAACGAATCTAGAGAAAAACTACGACAGCGCGAGCAACACTTATAATACTACTTGGTCGGAGATTAACGTCGGTTGTGAAGCCTGTCATGGCCCTGCGAGTGAGCATGTTGAACAGGCCCAGCAAACAAATAACCAGCTAGCCAAAGCCAACGGTGGAAAGGATGTTCAAGTCTCGGCGCATTATGGCTTTGATCGTGACTTGTCGAAGTCGGTCAAAGAGTGGATCTATCAAGAGGGTAATTCAACCCTGCAACCAAAAGACATCGTCCATACCAATCAAGTTCAAACCTGTGCTCAATGCCACAGCCGACGCACTCAGTTGAATGAAACGGGTGACCACGTGAACGAGTCATTCTTTGATAAGTATCGCCTGAGCTTAATTACTCCTGAGCTTTACCATAACGATGGTCAAATCTACGATGAAGATTATGTCTACGGATCTTTCCTTCAATCAGTGATGGCTGAAAAAGGCGTCACTTGTACTAACTGCCACGATCCCCATACCGCAGAACTAAAAATTGCGGAAGAAGCCGTGTGTAGCCAATGTCACATTGCATCAGAATATACGCCTGAGAAGCACACATTCCACGAAGCGAATACAGAGGCTTCACAATGTACGACTTGTCACATGCCAGAGACGACTTACATGGAGGTCGACCCAAGACGTGACCACAGTTGGCATATCCCACGTCCTGATATTAGCCAACACATCAAAACGCCGAACGTGTGTACTAGCTGTCATGAAGATCAAACTGACCAGTGGGCCGATAAGCAAATCGGTGAGTGGTTCCCTGATTCTAAGTATCGTAACCAGCAGCATTTTGCCGTGGCCTTTTATGCTGACTCAATAGGGCACCGAGGGGCAGAGGATGCGTTGGCGTATTCGGCTCAGGATTCCAGCTTAAGCAATATCATTCGAGCATCGAGCTTAGAACGTTTGGGCGGTAATACGGGCAAGAATACGCTGATCTCGCTGGCAAGAGCGGTGAAACACGATAATGAAATGATCCGTTTGGGTGTGGTGCAAGGCTCGTCTGGTTTCCCATTTACTGACCGTTGGCAGATTCTAGAACCGCTATTGAAAGACCCTGTATTGTCGATTCGTTCAGAAACCGCAGGCGCATTAGTGCGTTATTGGGGAGAAATGAACCCTCTGCAGAAAGACCAAATCAAGCCTGCATTGGAAGAGTACATTGAAATACAGCAATTTAATGCCGACAGAGGATTTGGACGTACTAACCTAGGCAACGTTTACCGGGATTTAGGTCAGCACGACAAAGCGATTGAGTTTTATCTAGGCGCTATCGAGATTGAGCCTTATTTCGAAAACAGCTACGCCAATTTAGCGGATTTGTATCGAGCGCAAGGTAACGAGGCAAAAGCGTTGTCGACCTTGAAGCAAGGTATTGAAGCTCAGCCTAAATCGAGTGTTTTGCCATACAGCACAGGATTGTCTCTGCTTCGTGTGAAAGATTACGAACAAGCAACGGACTACCTTAAACAAGCCGCTGAAACTGCGCAAACCAACCCTCAATATTGGTATGTGTACGGATTGGCTTTGGAAAAATCGGATGTGCTTGCGGCAAGTCAATCACTGCACAAGGCTTACCAATTTAGCCGCAATCCACAGCACCTGTATGCCCAGTGTGAAGTGTTGGCGCGAAACAGCCATATACCGGGCGTACCAAAGGCGTTTGAGCAATGTATTTCATCATTGAGCAAAGTGGCACCGCCGGAGGCCATTAACCAGTTGAAAGCTAGGTTTAAATAAAGCGATGAGGTGAGCTTGGCTATCGAGCTTATAACTAATAGTTATGGGGCTTGTGAGTAGGATGTACGCAGCCAGATTGAATTAAGGGAAGACCTATGAACCATGCGCAACAAGCAATAAACCAACTGATTGAACAAACAGAGAAAAGTGTTATCGGTCAGAGCCACGTCGTTCGGGCTCTGGTGATAGGGTTATTGACTAATGGGCACGTGCTTTTAGAGGGACTTCCCGGTACAGCGAAAACTCGCTCAGTAAAATCGCTGGCGAATCTATTGAACACCAGTTTTGGTCGAATTCAGTTTACGCCAGACCTGCTGCCATCTGATGTGACGGGCACGGAGGTGTATCAGGAGCTTGATGGCAAGCCTCAACTGCATTTCCAACCGGGTCCTATTTTTAACAGCATTGTATTAGCCGATGAAGTGAACCGTGCGCCTGCTAAAGTACAGGCTGCTCTGCTTGAAGCGATGGCGGAAGGGACGATTACGGTAGGTGGTCAAACTCACATCTTGCCAGATCTGTTTATGGTGTTGGCCACTCAAAACCCAGTTGAACAAGAAGGTACGTATCCACTGCCTGAAGCACAAATGGACCGTTTCATTATGAAAGTGACGGTTGACTATCCAGAAGATCAAGCTGAACGCGACATCATTCGATTGGTCCGCAGTGAAGAGTTGGGTAGCGAAACCAGTTCGGAATTAGTCACACCACAACATATTCAACCTGAGTTGGTGCTTGAGGCTCGCCGCCAACTTCCAGATATTGCGGTTTCCGATTTAGTTGAGAACTACATTGTGGCCTTGGTCATGGCGACACGAAAACCTGAACGTTATCCAGAATCCAATCTATCAAAATGGATTGAGATTGGCTCAAGCCCGCGTGCTTCCATCGCATTGGATAAATGTGCTCGCGCTTATGCATGGCTGCAAGGGCGTGACCACGTCACGTTGGACGATGTGCGTGCCATGTTGCCAACCGTATTGGGCCACCGATTCTCGTTGTCTTACGACGCATTGGCCGATGGCATTGACCATCAAAGAGTGGTTGAAGAACTGCTCGATAATGTTGAGATCGGATAACTAGGGGGCGTCATGGCGAAGCCAACACAAGCTCCCAAATCGCAAGGCCTTGATCCTCGACTGTATTGTGATTACTCAAGGTTAGTGCGAATTCACGCTCAAGCTGAGTCGTTTTCTCTACTGCCTCACCTAAAGGCGGGCAGCGTTCTGTCGGGGAGACACAATTCATTGTTCCGTGGTCGAGGCTTGAATTTCGAGGAGTTACGTCACTACCAATTGGGTGATGACATTCGCAACCTCGATTGGAAAGTCACGATGCGAACAGGTAAACCTCATGTTCGCAGCTATACCGAAGAGAAAGACCGTAATGTGATTATCTGTGTCGATCAGCGCAGTTCGATGTTCTTTGCTTCTCAAAACACCATGAAATCTGTTGTGGCGGCGGAAGTCGCTGCATTATGTGGATGGCGAGTGCTGAAAGACGGTGACCGTGTTGGCTTTGTTTTAGCTTCACATCAAAAGCTCTTTCATACTAAAGCGCAGCGTTCTCAATCTGACTTATTGGCTCAGTTAAAGCATCTTACCAAGGCTAATCAAAGCTTAGACGTGAGTGTGAGTGACAGCGAGGGAGTTGGGTTTAGCCAGTGGATTGAACTGATAAAGCGAATGAGACTCAAGCAGTCGACCTTAATTTTTATTAGTGACTGGCGAGATTGCCAAGAGCAACACCTTGACCGACTAAAACAACTGCAACAACACAACGACATCTTAGCCATTATGGTCACCGATCCATTAGAACAATCATTGCCTCAAGATCTGGCAAGCGCAAACTGGGTGGTGGGTGATGGTCGCTTTCAACTTAATCTGGATAGCCAATCTAAGGTTAACCTCGCAAGTGAAAGCCTTGCTCAAAAAGCGGCACTCCAGAAGCAGTCGCTTGCTCAATTGATGGCGATGAAAAACCTTCCTTATATCGAATTAGACACGTCAGGCAATCACATATCGCAGCTTCAAAAGCTGGTGGGAGGGCGCTAGATGGCCGTTGAACATACGCCTCCAAGTACTTATATTCTTCGCGATCTGCACGATGTCGCCATTCCCGAGAGCGTGAGCTGGATGCCGCAAACTATGGGTTGGAAGATCCTCGGCGTTATTCTGTTATTGGTCGCTATCTATCTGGCTTATCGTTTTGCGCAGAGATGGTGGAATAACCGTTATCGTAAAGAAGCGCTTCAAGAGCTCATGGTATTGGATGCAAGAGACAAAAACTCAACCGAACGAACCTTTAAAGTCCTCAAAGTGGTGCTTCGCTACCTAGACAGCAGCAATGCCAAGTTGTTTGGTCAGGCTTATGTGAACCGTTTGAACGCTTACCTGCCTGTTAGCGCTAACACCAGTGAAAACAGCAATGCGTTCTTTGCCGATGAAGTTTCGGAATTATGGATGCAGAGCCTAATTGACCCTAATGTGCGTTTGAGCTTTGAACAGCGTTTAGAAGTGATTCAAACCGCGATGATGTGGTTAAAGCTGCATAAACCCGATGTACAAACAAAACCGAATGTACAGGTAATGGCTGAGGGGCAAGACAATGTTTGATGTTTTATCTGCCAGCTTTGAATTTGCGCACCCGCTATGGTTTATCGCGCTGCCTCTGCCGTTGTTGGTCTACTTTGCCGTGCCAGCTTATCGAACTAAGCAAATGGCGATTAAGGTGCCATTTTTTCGAGAATTGGTTGAAGCGATTGGCGAAGCGCCGTCTGAAGGGGCAAGCCAGTTAACACCAAGCTGGTGGCAACGAACTACGCTCATTATTACCTGGGTATTGGTCGTGTGCGCGTTAGCGAAACCAACCATTCTTGGTGAGCCACAGGTTCGCGAACAATTGGGTCGTGATGTGATGGTAGTGGTCGATTTGTCTGGCTCAATGGCGGAGCAAGATTTCACCTCTAAGCAAGGCGATAAAACCTCTCGCTTAGAGGCGACCAAAGAGGTGTTAGCCGATTTTGTGAAAACCAGAAAAGGAGACCGACTCGGTTTGATCTTGTTTGGTGATGCCGCGTTTGTGCAAACGCCTTTTACCGCGGACCAAAATGTATGGCTTGAACTGCTTAATCAAACCGATGTGGCGATGGCAGGGCAAAGTACCCACTTGGGCGATGCAATCGGCTTGGCGATCAAGGTGTTTGCACAGAGTGAAAAGCAAAGTGCTGCCGTTCAAGATTCAAACGTCGATACCAATGAAAAAGAGAAAGTCGTGATCGTATTAACCGACGGTAATGATACAGGAAGTTTTGTTGAGCCTATCGATGCCGCAAAAGTCGCCAAGGCGAAAGGCGTTCGAATTCACGTGATTGCGATGGGCGACCCGCAAACCGTTGGAGAGGTTGCTCTGGATATGGAAACCATCAAGCGTGTGGCTCAAGAGTCTGGTGGCGAAGCCTTTGAAGCACTTAACCGCGATGAATTGACTAAAGCCTACGCTCAGATCGGTGAACTAGAACCACAGTTATATGAAAGTACCACTTATCGTCCTAAACAGGGACTGCACCATTACTTAATGGCGATTGTTGTTGTGATGTATTTGACCGCGTTCAGCTTAGCAACGATACGTCGAAGATCGCTGCTCGCTTCTTCGGCTAAGAATTTGAAAGGAGAGAGTGATGCCTGACTCTCTCACGATACAACAGTTTTTTACCCAGTTTCATTTTATCCGACCATTGTGGTTGTTGGCCTTTATCCCAATGTTTTTCCTGTTATGGGTTCGTTGGAGAGCAGAGACAAAACCAACGTGGAAAGACATTCTACCGGCACATTTACGTGATGCATTGACGATTGGCGAAACAGGCTGGCGCAAGCAACTGCCGTTGAAGCTATTGGTGGTGATTGTGACTATCGCCATCATTATCTGTTCTGGCCCAACATGGCAACGTGAAGCATCGCCATTTGGTGAAGATAAAGCGTCGATGTTGGTTGTGCTCGATAATAGTGAATCTATGCTCGCTAAGGATTTGCCTCCAAGTCGCTTGGAACGATCTAAGCAGAAAATTAGAGACTTATTGGCAGCTCGAAAAGGCGGTAATACTGGCTTGGTGGTTTATGCCGGTAGTGCACACGTCGCGATGCCCGTCACTCAAGACAGCAAGGTGTTTGAACCGTTTCTTGCGGCTATCACACCCGACATCATGCCGGTTTCAGGTAAATCAGCAGAAGAAGCGCTGCCACTCATAAATCAGCAACTGTCTGGTGAGTTAGGTTCGTCAGTGTTGTTGGTATCAGATGGTGTGAATCCAAGTACGACGCGAGCTTTTGAAACCTTTTTCAACGAAAACCCATATCAGTTGCTTATTTTGGCTGCCGGAAATCGCGATGTGGTGAGCGATAACCCAGTCGACCTCGATTCATTGCGCAATTTAGCAAACAAGACCGGTGGTCGAGTGATTGAGGTGACCGTTGACGATTCGGATATTCAACAACTGAATCAAGCGGTCGAAAGAAACATGCAACTTAACGGTGAATCTTCTATGCCATGGAAAGATATGGGCTATGGCCTGCTTATTCCAATGGCGATCATCATGTTGTTGTGGTTCAGAAAAGGGTGGCTGGTGCAGTGGTGTGTCGTTGGTTTAGTGATTTCGGGCAGCATTTATTCACCAAGCACTTTGGCGAAAACAGTCAACTTAACTGCTGAGAAACCCGTTGTGGTGGAGTCGCTTACCGCTTGGGATAAGACCGCTCAATGGTGGTGGGATTTATGGTTAACGCCAGACCAACAAGGTCAACGTTTGTTGAACCAGAAGGAATACCTTCAAGCGGCCAAACATTTTACTGACCCAATGCGAAAGGGCGCGGCTTATTACTATGCTCGTGATTTTAAGCTCGCTCACAGTGCATTCCTGCAAACCAAAACTGACCTTGGTTTGTACAACGCGGCGAGCGCGTTAGCCAGGCAGCGTGAATACCTTGCCGCGCGAGACCTTTTGAAATCATTAAGCGAGAAAGAGGATCTGTCACCAGAACTAAGAACGGATGTGGAGAACAATCTTGCTGTGCTTAGTGGGATTGTCGAAGAGGTTAACCGAACCAGCGAAAGCCAATCTGGGACCACAGATGGCCCTGAAGAGTCTTTAGAACTCGAAGACGATCAGCCGCGAACGGGTGATGGCGCTGAAGAAGAAACGGTAGCGGAATTGATGCTCAAGGAAACGCTGAACGCCAATGAAATCTTGGGCAGCCAAGAGCTTGCCGACAAGTGGTTAAAACGCGTCGAAGCTGACCCTAAGTTCTTCTTGAAGTCGAAATTTCAAATTCAATTAAGAGACCCTGCACCTTCGATAGAACAGACACCGAAACAGGCATCAAAACAGGAGCAAGCACAATGAGTCGATACGATTTAGCTCTTGAAGCGATTCAATCAAAGGGAGTGCGATTCACAGCTCGTACATGGTTGCTGTCGATGACTCTGATGTTGAGTTGGTTTTTTCCTGCTGTTGCTTCTGCTGCCGATATCTTCGATCTGCAAAAAAGTGGTGATGTGGAGCTTATCGCTTGGATTGGTGAGAAACCCGAGTCAGGCGACAAGATAACGCCGACCAAAGTCAGCGTAAATGAGCAGGTGATTCTGAACATTGAGGTGGCGACGCCGCGCTGGTTAACAGGAGGGACTCGAATCGGCAGTATCGAAATCCCTAACGTGATTGCTAAGCAGCGCAACCAACTCGCGACAAACTACACGGAACGAGTCAATGGCACGACATGGTCACGTCAGCGTTGGGAAGTGACACTCTATCCGATGATTTCTGGTGAGTTTGTTATTCCAACCATACCCGTTCGTATCCAAGTTTCTGCTCCTGGTGGTTCAAACGTGGGTGGTACGCTTTACACGCAACCCATTAAGTTTGAAGCTTCATTACCTTCAGGTTTGTTAAGTGATGAATCGCCTTGGTTTTCTGCAACCGATGTGGATGTTGAACAGGAATGGCAACGTTCGAATGAAAGCTTGAAAGTTGGCGATGCGGTTACTCGTACCGTGACGATCAAAGCCAAAGACAGCTTGTCTGTGTTGTTGCCAGATGTGCTAACCAACGAGTCCACTCAACAGTTCCAAGCTTACCCACAGCCCAACCGTTTGGATGATACACAAGAACGTGGTGATTACCGTTCTAGTCGAGTTGAAGAAACGGTTTATGTAATTCAACAAGGTGGCGAGTTTACGCTCCCAGAGTTTTCATTTCAGTGGTGGGACAGCAAAAATCAACGCCTTGAAAGTGTTGTCATAAAGGGTGAGGTGTTTGAAGCAAAACACACGCTCCAATCTTTCATCAAGGCCTACATGTCGGTGTTTATTATGGTTGGTTTTACGTTGTTAGCCTGCATTGCGTTGATTGTC
The DNA window shown above is from Vibrio artabrorum and carries:
- a CDS encoding arylsulfatase, which codes for MGTTMNKLALSAGLLAASSAVTAAEKPNILAIWGDDIGVFNISAYNNGMMGYETPNIDRIANEGALFTDHYGQQSCTAGRAAFLTGQEPFRTGLLTIGMPGSDHGIPDWAPTIADLLKEQGYMTAQFGKNHMGDQDKHLPTNHGFDQFFGNLYHLNAEEEPETYYYPKDPEFRKNFGPRGVIKSTSDGKIEDTGPMTRKRMEHADEEFLEESLAFMEKAVKADKPFFIWHNTTRMHVWTRLQEKYQGKSGISIYADGMLEHDDQVGILLDKLDELKIADNTIVIYSTDNGAETVSWPDGGATYFHGEKGTTYEGGMRVPQLVRWPGTIKPGTKINDIMGHQDWIPTLLAAAGDDKVVEKLASDKGATYNGKNWRVHLDGYNFLPYFQGKEEKGPRDSMLYFSANAELNAVRWNDFKISFAVMDGNITDAVRFQPNWPQVVHLRADPFEKAPHESGMYLRWMADNMWLFVPVGSKVQEFMDTLPDYPMQQSQVLNPGNFNQNSYMLQGKLKQLEAAAAQAK
- a CDS encoding adenosine deaminase encodes the protein MNAFIQGLPKVELHLHIEGSLEPELLFQLAQRNGINLPYSSPEQLRRAYEFDDLQSFLDIYYQGADALRTEQDFYDLTWAYLERCKADNVIHTEIFFDPQTHTERGIAFDTVINGIHRALECAQRELGISSQIIACFLRHLPEESAIQTFSDVLRHQDKIIGVGLDSSELGHPPEKFKRVFQQAKQAGFLTVAHAGEEGPAQNIVDAIEMLSVSRVDHGVQCMTDEALIEQLIKTQMPLTVCPLSNIKLRVFDVMEDHNIVELLRKGVAVTINSDDPAYFGGYMSDNFNAVSQAHEMTHQELAQFSLNAIEASFIEESLKRRYRDAVLTYIA
- a CDS encoding tetratricopeptide repeat protein; the encoded protein is MSAWLGSLVNGLKHQRVAVLSAILSPLMLLILCVNAYANEQVSSVGRYAPHAISQAKYVGSEACVDCHSEQVEAWQGSHHDMAMKHATDESVLGDFNDQTVTHDGKPNRFFRKGEEFWVNIEGPDGQFKDYKISYTFAFEPLQQYMVEFEDGRVQLIPFAWDSRTEGEGGQRWYHLYPDTTNTDEFYWTNSGQNWNFMCADCHSTNLEKNYDSASNTYNTTWSEINVGCEACHGPASEHVEQAQQTNNQLAKANGGKDVQVSAHYGFDRDLSKSVKEWIYQEGNSTLQPKDIVHTNQVQTCAQCHSRRTQLNETGDHVNESFFDKYRLSLITPELYHNDGQIYDEDYVYGSFLQSVMAEKGVTCTNCHDPHTAELKIAEEAVCSQCHIASEYTPEKHTFHEANTEASQCTTCHMPETTYMEVDPRRDHSWHIPRPDISQHIKTPNVCTSCHEDQTDQWADKQIGEWFPDSKYRNQQHFAVAFYADSIGHRGAEDALAYSAQDSSLSNIIRASSLERLGGNTGKNTLISLARAVKHDNEMIRLGVVQGSSGFPFTDRWQILEPLLKDPVLSIRSETAGALVRYWGEMNPLQKDQIKPALEEYIEIQQFNADRGFGRTNLGNVYRDLGQHDKAIEFYLGAIEIEPYFENSYANLADLYRAQGNEAKALSTLKQGIEAQPKSSVLPYSTGLSLLRVKDYEQATDYLKQAAETAQTNPQYWYVYGLALEKSDVLAASQSLHKAYQFSRNPQHLYAQCEVLARNSHIPGVPKAFEQCISSLSKVAPPEAINQLKARFK
- a CDS encoding arylsulfatase, with protein sequence MTAKYGVKRRLAILGTAMMAASTTTFAAEKPNILVIWGDDIGQSNVSAYTFGLMGYKTPNIDSIAKEGMMFTDYYAEQSCTAGRSTFITGQSVLRTGLSKVGLPGADIGLQAEDATIAEMLKPMGYMTGQFGKNHLGDKDEFLPTAHGFDEFFGNLYHLNAEEEPENEDYPTDPEFRKKFGPRGVIKSFADGKIEDTGPLTRKRMETVDEETLDAALDFMDRAVKADKPFFVWWNATRMHFRTHVQPDSKGVTGISNYADGMVEHDRHVGQLLKQVDELGIKDNTIVFYSTDNGPHMNSWPDAGTTPFRGEKNTNWEGAYRVPAMVRWPGKIEPGSVSNEIMHHMDWMPTFVAAAGDDQIKEKLLKGYTAGDKTFKVHLDGYNFLPYLTGEEEKGRRSEIFYFTDDGDLAALRYNQWKAVFMEQRATGTMQIWAEPFVTLRLPKLFNLRMDPYENADITSNTYYDWLLDHAYMFVPAQAYVGKFLETFAEYPPRQKAASFSLDQVMEKLQESHNK